The genomic region CGTCGACCGCAAGCCCAAGCCGCGTCCCTTGCCCGAGGGCGTCACGCTCGTGGGCTACACCGAAAAGACGCGGCCGCTGTTTCGTCAGGCACTCGAAGACAGCTACCAAGGCAGCCTCGACTGCACCGCGCTCAACGGCGTGCGGAGCATGGATGCGGTGCTTGACGGGCACGAGGCTTCCGGCGTGCCGATCCGCGACGGCTGGCAGGTCGCCGTTGTCAAAGACGAGCAAGGCCAGAACCGGCCGGTCGGCGTGATGTTGCTGGCCGGTCTCGGCCGCGACGGTCGCGACGGCGTCGAGCTGGTTTATCTTGGTATTTCGCCAGAGTTCCGCGGAAAAAGCTTGTCCGACGCGATGCTCGATCGCGCCGACGTGCGTGCGGCCGGCACGCGTCAGCGTTCGCTCGCCTTGGCCGTCGACACGACCAACGAGCCCGGCCTGCGTTTGTACCAGCGTCGCCAAAGTGTCGAAATTGCCCGAAGAACGGCGATGTTCAAGGTGTTTTCGTAGCGGCGTGAAGCGCTGTTCGTGACCTCCACGAGTTGCCAACAGCTGACGACAGGTGGATGCGTTGTTGATTGCGCTGTGAGCAAATTCGTTAACCGCGCGCAAACACTTGTCCGACACATCGTGCCGACCCGGACAACTCGTTCGGCAAAATGGCAGAGGCGCGAATGCCCTTGCCGACAATATTGAGTCGCCTTAGTCTCGCTCGACCCGCCGCCGAAAAACGGTGGCAACTCCAAGGATTTCTGGCCACTTTTGCAGCGACGTCGATGCGATGCACGCGCGAAGATCAGGCCGGGGCATGATGCCCCAACCACATTGGTCGCGCGGCACTCTCGTGCCCGTCGCGACCGGGAACTGCCCTGCCACTCGGACTCGGTGATCAGACCTTGGCCGATGGCGTGACAGCTCTGTGTGGCAACGTTGGCACAACACGACGGACGCATCGCCGGGTGTCTGGACCGGGCGAATGTGAGCACGAACTCTTCGGATCGTGCCGGGTGTCCTGTCGGCTGATGCCGCGGCAAACCCTTGCGAACGGCCCTGCGTCTGTGGGTGCGCGTTCGGCACGTCGACGCACGATGCGTCGGCCGGCGAGTCGGAAGTGATCAGCTCCGACTCGGTTGACAAAAGAGGGCCCTTGCCGGACAAATCGAACTGCCCCCTGCGGGCGCTGCTCCTGTGCCAAGGCAACGATGCCGACGGCGTGGATGTGCATCGCCCGGAACGGATTCCCTATGCCCCGCGCTGTCTGCGACGCGACTGGCCTCGATCCTGCTCTCCGACAAGACGCTCCCTCCA from Planctomycetota bacterium harbors:
- a CDS encoding GNAT family N-acetyltransferase, whose protein sequence is MPLKDFLLPTATRRSQRAHRPQGRLIVATTLREFVKPLAQVVPDGAGRGRSAVRDFIRYTEQRGGRVVGTASIVAAGSNATKPLFVAAAVILPGETATILMSSDLPATASPRRDASDAVDAAVGLVRGTGVKLAQILLPSEALDLRSMLTTNNGFAHVADLGYLHKHVDRKPKPRPLPEGVTLVGYTEKTRPLFRQALEDSYQGSLDCTALNGVRSMDAVLDGHEASGVPIRDGWQVAVVKDEQGQNRPVGVMLLAGLGRDGRDGVELVYLGISPEFRGKSLSDAMLDRADVRAAGTRQRSLALAVDTTNEPGLRLYQRRQSVEIARRTAMFKVFS